A window of Phragmites australis chromosome 2, lpPhrAust1.1, whole genome shotgun sequence genomic DNA:
tcacattttctgtaggatgtgctctgagtggaagtttttgattttgtgctacctaaagatgttttggagtatgaagaaatgtgtttgcttgtttcaagatgtgcaggtgatggatgcaacttggtgatcGACAACGGGTGATTGGgactaagcgggtgcttggtgccgaacggctaaggagggctgagtggagtcaagggtgatcctaactgtatacatgaaggtcaagtaaagcatgaaacagatgatggagatgttgtgttgataaagtcaagcgaaggggatggtggtgcaaatgacaaggcggtccgagggatcgaaagcgggagagacttgctggtaATCAAGATCACAATACGGAGGAcacacttcatcatcggagcttTTGTTccaggtgtaagcaagtggcggctagtcatgctttgagaagcgtgttagggttttatatttttgcctcaaaactgtgagaggactagaggagtacatGGCACCATCTTGAAGTTTGTGTtgagacaaagctaagtcataaaagcgCTGCTACCGTCCGATggatagagaagaaaatagactaaaatactctAGGTGGTAAGTAAAAGTATATTACAAGATagaggtattttggaaaaaaaaaactagaaaacttagatatcaagttttctagacctataaatagaggggtaagacCATAGGAGAGGAGGAATCAGCTACTTGAGCCtattgtgccactcatttgagagcttagtactagggttttagagtagaggaaggatgagtgtttagcctatgtattaggtgagagttttgagtaaaaaatctttttaatcaGCTTAAAATAGGGCTTActtctttgagtaataaagattatatttttgcatatacttgaattctagttttcctctattggttcccttgcaaattTACAAGTTCTCGGTGTTTCGTTgtgattttttgttttatttttaggCTGAATTTTCAACTCCTTAtgaagtcattcttcttgttgctacagatataaaaatcacatacgaGTTTATACTCATGAGTCTTAaactctcttgcctctagatcatcaacttggagaatttctttaaCCGGTGaccttatctttgatttttgaatcttttttCTTAAGTTATAAACTTTGTGTGGGGATGGAGTTATGTATTGGTTTGTTGTGGAACCTAATGTTTGATTCAACCATAAGACCCACTTTTGATTGGATCTTCAAGTTTagtttttgaattctttgagtTCTGTTCTGTTTTAGCCGAATCTTCCGAGTCGAGCTCTATGTTTCCATTGTATTTCTGTGTTTTATGTTACGCTTTGTTCTTGAGGTGCGTTGAAtgacaaaataggagaaagctatctatttcgaaagaaatttgttgaggcgtcAATCTACCCCCTCTAGTTGTCATTCTTGGTCCTATACATAGCAGTGCGGCGGGCTCCGGCTCCGTTTGAATAGACAGTGGCTTTAAGGGTATGTTTAGTTTACTCCTAAAGAATGTCATACCTCCTTGCTAAATATTGTCTAAGGTGTGGCCAATAAATTGATGGTCACACCTTAGGCAAAGTTTGGTAAAAGAATGAGCctatgacatgtgggcctaATGTTTGGTAAATTATGGCACGTTACAGTTGCGGCAACGGAACACACAGTTATCTAACAAAGTGTGGCAAAGTTTGGCAAAGTGTGGTAGTGAACCAAACAGACCTAAAACTTTTGGTTGTCTGAGGAAGCGACCACGTCTATTAAAAGTTGgttattgatttttacaataaatttttagcttctcaacaCACCAAAAGACAGAAAAACTCCTCTTAGCCTGTTTCTCaccttctagtttattttaatcACAACCACTACCTTAACTAGCTAAAAACCACCAAAAACCAAAGCCAAAAGTCAACCCTTTAGATAGCTTCTGGtttttttcaggaaaaaaaaaccctatctAGAGGGACCTCTGGTGTTGGTTCTTCATTATCTTCTATCTATTATAGAATTAATTAACAAAAAAACTCCTCTTTTACTTTCAAGACTTataaattaccacattaatcagataaaaaaggaaagcaaaatatccatatacatatttataaattatcCACCACtgttattataaaaaaataaacctaAAATACCCCTATAACTACTTATATATTACCCACTCtaccattaaaaaataaatccaaaATATCCCTATATTTACTTCTATATTACTCACCACtaccattattaaaaaattaagccAAGCTGGTAAAAAAACAACACAATTTAATTAATGCATAGGTTCGTTGCACTTTGCATGCATTTACTAGTTCAAAGTTGCAATTCAAATGATCCtttaatgtaaaatataaaaaaaaatagaaacatagCTCAATACCATAGTTGTAACATGAAAGAAAATGAGATACGGTGTGATACAACAGATATAAAGCCGCTAGTTCTTTCTaggttgatcttttttttttcacataacaGATGCCTCCCCGCAAAATCGGACCGGTAGTCTTGAACCACGGCTACTCCAGTAGGCATCTGGACCCTGGCTCGCTGAACAACCTCTCCCTGGCCTTCTCAGCCTGTAAACACAACAAACACATATGCACAATGAGAGATAGCGCGCATCTCTTCAGATGATTCAGTTATATTGTTGGTTTTGCTACATCAATTGTAGCTTTTAGACGGAGCACAAACCATCTTTGGCCAGTCGGTGAAGAACGTGATGGCGGACATGAGCGTGGTCTGCGTTACGGAGCCGCAGACGACGCCCATCCAGAGCCCTCTCGCTCCCATGTTCAGCAGGAAGCCGAGGAGGATCGCCATTGGGATCCCGAGCAGATAGAACGATCCGAGGTTCACGTACGCGCCCAGTTGCTGCCACCCGCATCCTCGGGCAACGCCTGGTGAGAAGAGCAGGTGTTAGTCTCCAAGCAAATCTATCAAACTAACCTGCGATTACAGTGTCTGGACATTGAAAACGTAAGAGTACTGCAACTGCGCTATTGAAATGTTGGATAACTAACCTGCCAGAACTCCTTGTAGAGCGTCAGTTGCCACGGTGACGCAGACCAAAGGAACCATGGTCGCGACGAAAGATATGACCTCCTTCTCGCTGCTGTACGCACGGCCCACTAGGCGCTGTGCCCCTAAAAGAGCTCCGCCCACTATAACCGCATCCATCACCGCCATGGACATAACAACGCGGACTGCCGATCGAGCTCCTTCAGGGTTCCCGGCACCCAGTTCATTCGCTACTCGTGTGCTATTCATTATGACAAAAGTTAAATTTTCAAAGCTATTATCAAATGATGAACTGTTTCTGAGGAGACAAAGTAAGCATCTTTCGTGTAagtaaatttcttcacaatcATACCTTCCAGCAGCTCCAATTCCAAAAGGTATAGCGTAGAGTAATGTTATACTTGTGAGACTAAAAAAAAGATATGCGTCAAGCAGCATAAGGCAAACATTACTGTACAAACAGATTTATGTCTGCATAAACTGTGGTCATTAATTCGATTTGCACCAGATTGAAAGCACTGATGTTTGAAGCTCTGGGTTGGGTAGAAGCCCTGACATAAGAATAAGGAGCTCAAATGACCACCATTCAAGActgaaaaaagttataaattccATTAGTCACAGTTAAGAGGGAAGTTCACCGTAGAGAGAGACACACGTGCATGTAGGCTCTGGTGATTACCACATCATAAATGCAGAGGGCAGAGCTAAACGCAGGAAGTCATCCACCCCCTTGAAGGCCTCAATCGTCGGAGGCGTGCGTGTCTCCTTGCAAGAACTCGACAACATGATGTACGCCACGAGCATGCACAAATTCAGCCAATACGATATACTTATCGAAAAAGCAGCTCCGGTGTACCCAAATCCAGTCTTGAACACCATCATATAGCAGAGAGGGATGTGGATTGCCATCGTTGCGACGGATGACAGGAGCAGGGGGAATATCAGGCTCTGGGTCTGAAGGAACCTGGTGATCGGTTGGATCACCGCGTTTGCAAAGAGCCCCGGGATCAACCAGACTATGTATCTCCCGGCTCCTTGGGCGATCAGGGGGTCCTGCCCTAGGAGGACCAGGATTTCACCCATGAACACCCAGAGCAGTGAGAGCGGGATACAGACTATAAGGAGGGTGAATACTGCTCTGTAGGTGTGCACTCCTAGTTTATGGTACTGTTTTGCCCCATAAGCTTGGCCACATAGAGTTTCCAGAGCGCTTGCCATTCCGATCTGTTTCACAAATTCAATGTATGATGTTACCGAGTGAACAATGGTCAAGAGCAAGCGcaatgaaaactattttgtcaCAACTGGAGAGAGGAGTAAACTGAAGTTGCATGTCTGTTAAGTTTTCAGCTTAGCTGCCGCGAGACATAACCTATCGATGACGACTCCGTGAATCTGATCTTTCTTGCTCGCATCTCAAGACACACACGAACATGCGCACAGAAGACACGACAGGATACGGCGACCGGAACCGACAAGTGCACAGCATATATATGCAAATCCAACCAAGAAAGGATGCAAAGCAAACACGAAGGAAGCAGAGCATGCGAGAAGATCGGCGGAGAAAGGGATAAGGCGTGTTACGGACGAGGAGACTGAATCCGGAGACGGTGGCGAGGGaggtggcgatggcggcggaggAGAGCGGGAGCACGCCCGGGAGGTGGCCCACCATCATGTTGGATGACACCTGCACGGCGTACCGCGACAGGCTCGCCACCAGCATCGGCAGCGCCAGGTAGCCCACCCGCCCAGCCTCGCGCATCCACTGCCTCCACCACCACGACGCCCCCTTCTGGCCATGGTCCTCTCCCGCCTGCAGCAGCGGCAGCGcggcctcctccgccgcggcggccaTCAGCAGCTAGCCAAACCGAACTCCCAGCAATGCATGCAATGTGGCAACGGGCACACACCTCCCCTGGCCCTTCCCCTAATTGTCTCTCAAGGGTCACGCTGGATGGGTTACGATCGTATCAATGCTGGGTTCCACCGTTCGGCAATGATGTCGGCTACATTGAAGTGAATGGAGACATTCAGCGACTTGAACGTTGAAACATTATCCACCGACAAAGGATCGTAGGGAACTAACGATCAAAGCATGTGAATCATATGACTATACATGAAGGACGTCAAGCTCGAACAACTCTCAACATAAAGGATTATTTGCTTTATTCGAATGTCAGAATCATAATTTTACTAGTTATGGGAATGCATTCTGTCTCTAAAAATGTTCCCAGTCAATGTAATAGAAATAATTGTCATGTTTTCTTTCATGGCACTGAGAATAACTGTGCCCAACGAAGAAATTGCTACGCAGAGTAGTTTGGACACAAGTACACAACACAGCTGtttataaaaggaaagaaaataaggCTTACTTATAAAGGTAGGCAGCAATACCAAGAATGACACAGAGTACGATGATATCAATACAAAAATTACTCAACTGATAACAAGGGAGGACAAAGAAAAGTTCTGTAACAAACTCCCACAATCATTAATTGAAAAAACATCTTGCGTGTTGGCAAATACTACTTGAAGAACGGTCTCCATTAATCTGGcattagtatttttcatgtctGCATTTGCTCTATCCACTTATATTCAGCATAATATTATAAAGTAAACATTCAAGAAAATCACTAAATGAGGAACAAAATGTGAAAATGACCCCATCATTGACAGGTAACACATCTTGGCGTCCATTTCATCCATTAATTGAACTTGTCTATCTAATTCCTGGTCGACATAGCAATTCAATACATTAGCTAAAACTTGGGTATGATCACCATATAAATATAACTACAGCACAGCAGATAACCTCATTCATATCACAGGCCATGTTTTTCAGAGTTTCCAAACCTTCATCCTGCATAATGAAATGACATCAGCTGGCATGCTAGGTTATACAAGAAGTGGAAGAATGAAAGAAGATAAAAGAATAAACAGATTGATACATGTTTCATTTTTGCGCATTTCATATTACCTGCGAAACTGAATAGATTCTTCTGTCCCTTTAAAGTACTCGCTATCAAAGTTTCCATCTGTATGCATATAAAAGGAACAgagcacacacgcacacacaaaAAGTAATGAACCTAAAATTTGCCAAAAATAACATATCCCATCTTAATCAATGAATTATACAAATTGAAAGTAAACACAACTACAAAACCACCATGCTAagaaaagcaaagaaaatattatTCCAGCTGAAGAATTTTAGGCTCAAAAGGCCGTGCTAAAGCATCTGTCATCTGCATGCTTGAATCAGTTTCATATTGCACTCCATGTAAAAACATTTGCGGGCAAAGAATGAAATTGGCGATAATTTGAGCATGGAAGATAGGCAAATATGGTTCAGATAATGCTAGGTCCCAATATGAGATATGCTCACAGCAGCAGATTGTAGATTGTGAGATACATAGCCAACATAAGAAGTGCAAGCAAATGGGATCTCATGCATCAATACAGAATAGAATCCTTTCATTAACGATGATACTGATTTCTTTTGAGCTGGGCTGCTGGACAGCTGGTTCACACAATCAGAAAAATTACTCATAAGGCATAGAAAGTTTACATGTAAAAGCCTCACCAAGGGGGGAAAGGGGAAATAACACACAACCACCTCCCAGTGAATTACAGTAGTGATTTAAATCTCCCAAAATATACAATAGAAGAGTTGCATAATAGTCAAAGAGCATATCATTCGCAACTTTATAGCCaatgtttttattaaaaaaataagtttgaCAAGTTGTTGCAATTAGAAGTAAGGAAAAAGAATGAACATCAGCATACCAACACTAAGCAGCCAGGCTATGCAAAGATAAATAAAATTAATGGTGACTAACAAGAAGTGGAGTCAAACTTAATTCCCGTTCCTGTGCTGGATCCTGAAGCTCCCCATAATCCAGTTTTCTTTGTTGGCATAGCACTGCCATCTGGTATTGCCTGAATTCTATCACGTAAGGCAGAAACCAGATCACTCCTAGTTGCAAGTTCCTCTTTTGAAAGACCTTTGACCTGTCATAGGGCAAGCCTTCAGAACTAGTTTTTTTCCAAACTATAACaataataatatcaaataaGCCAAGTTGAGCACATCATCAAACTGAGGAAAAAAACAGTGCTGAAAGAAGAATTGGAGGTGTGTCCAGAACACCTCAACGACTTTATTTCTTGAATATATGAACAAATTTACTCAAAGGCTTCATCTTTGCATGGGAAGTATTTCCatgcaaatttttaaaataccaAATCTTTAAAATACCCTAAAGGACAGCAAGCAAGAACCCTGACAGTCGACAAACAAGACTAACCATGCTTTTAGGTTTCTCCCACGAAAAGTTCCACAAAACACAATGGATACTATAAATTATAAGACAAGCAATGCTTTGAAGCACGGCATATTCT
This region includes:
- the LOC133910028 gene encoding protein DETOXIFICATION 14-like — protein: MAAAAEEAALPLLQAGEDHGQKGASWWWRQWMREAGRVGYLALPMLVASLSRYAVQVSSNMMVGHLPGVLPLSSAAIATSLATVSGFSLLIGMASALETLCGQAYGAKQYHKLGVHTYRAVFTLLIVCIPLSLLWVFMGEILVLLGQDPLIAQGAGRYIVWLIPGLFANAVIQPITRFLQTQSLIFPLLLSSVATMAIHIPLCYMMVFKTGFGYTGAAFSISISYWLNLCMLVAYIMLSSSCKETRTPPTIEAFKGVDDFLRLALPSAFMMCLEWWSFELLILMSGLLPNPELQTSVLSICLTSITLLYAIPFGIGAAGSTRVANELGAGNPEGARSAVRVVMSMAVMDAVIVGGALLGAQRLVGRAYSSEKEVISFVATMVPLVCVTVATDALQGVLAGVARGCGWQQLGAYVNLGSFYLLGIPMAILLGFLLNMGARGLWMGVVCGSVTQTTLMSAITFFTDWPKMAEKARERLFSEPGSRCLLE